A DNA window from Thalassospiraceae bacterium LMO-JJ14 contains the following coding sequences:
- the speE gene encoding polyamine aminopropyltransferase: protein MARNREMTEKTFRETLYTGWQTEYKSTEVYFDSATDHQRLVIFRNPTFGRMMMLDGVTQTTEADEFIYHEMLAHVPIIAHGAATRILIIGGGDGGMLREVLRHASVKHCTMVEIDPGVVELSKLHLPNHARGAFDDPRTNLVFADGAAYVKDTDDTFDVIIVDSTDPIGPGEVLFQDTFYANAKKCLTPGGVLVTQNGVPFMQPDELKHTVTHLRHLFNDASCYMATIPTYVGGPMAFGWASDNAELRQVELAVLVERFAKAGITTRYYTPAVHKGAFALPVYVSEIID from the coding sequence GTGGCGCGTAATAGAGAGATGACCGAGAAAACATTCAGGGAAACGCTCTATACCGGCTGGCAAACAGAATATAAAAGCACCGAAGTCTATTTTGACAGCGCGACGGATCACCAGCGGCTGGTGATTTTCCGCAATCCGACCTTTGGTCGCATGATGATGCTGGACGGCGTCACCCAGACGACCGAAGCCGACGAGTTCATTTATCACGAAATGCTGGCACACGTGCCGATCATTGCTCATGGCGCTGCCACGCGTATTTTGATCATTGGCGGCGGCGACGGCGGCATGCTGCGCGAAGTCCTGCGCCATGCCTCGGTCAAGCATTGCACAATGGTTGAAATCGACCCCGGTGTGGTCGAATTGTCCAAACTTCACCTGCCGAACCACGCCAGGGGCGCTTTTGACGACCCGCGAACCAACCTCGTGTTCGCTGACGGCGCTGCCTATGTGAAGGATACCGATGATACCTTCGATGTGATCATCGTCGACAGCACGGATCCCATCGGTCCTGGTGAGGTCCTGTTCCAGGATACGTTCTATGCGAACGCGAAAAAGTGCCTGACACCGGGTGGCGTTCTGGTCACGCAGAACGGTGTGCCTTTCATGCAGCCCGACGAATTAAAGCACACGGTCACGCATCTTCGGCATCTTTTCAACGATGCCTCATGCTACATGGCAACCATACCGACCTATGTCGGGGGGCCCATGGCCTTCGGCTGGGCCAGTGATAATGCCGAACTTCGACAAGTCGAGTTGGCGGTACTTGTAGAGAGATTTGCCAAAGCCGGCATCACGACACGCTATTATACCCCCGCCGTTCACAAGGGGGCATTTGCTCTGCCTGTCTACGTTTCAGAAATTATCGATTAA
- the speD gene encoding adenosylmethionine decarboxylase, whose translation MEPVTPTSVSEGNEDKDYFIIRDGVRYAGTHLIIDVYGADRLDELEHVETALRKAVDAAGATLLHIHLHHFTPNGGISGVAVLAESHISIHTWPECGYAALDVFMCGETNPHATIEILREAFSPERIAVEEHMRGRGA comes from the coding sequence GTGGAACCCGTAACCCCGACTTCCGTTTCCGAAGGAAACGAAGATAAGGATTACTTCATCATCCGTGATGGCGTCCGCTACGCTGGCACGCACCTGATCATCGACGTCTATGGCGCCGACCGTCTGGATGAACTGGAACATGTTGAAACCGCGCTGCGTAAGGCGGTCGATGCCGCCGGTGCCACGCTTTTGCACATCCATCTGCACCACTTCACGCCGAATGGCGGCATTTCCGGCGTTGCAGTGCTGGCCGAGTCCCACATATCCATCCATACATGGCCGGAATGCGGCTATGCGGCGCTGGATGTGTTCATGTGCGGCGAAACCAACCCGCATGCCACGATCGAGATCCTTCGCGAAGCATTCTCGCCCGAGAGGATTGCGGTCGAGGAGCATATGCGGGGCCGTGGCGCGTAA
- a CDS encoding EAL domain-containing protein, whose translation MDKQKSAHIINLGRFAALAFCRADILFQVSQDLKVKFCTGPAHAFFGKSDAELVGIDFLDIIHPEDRSIVSDIFKVSSRDARVDDLIVRAITKTSGNAEIAISGYRVPDFDNDYFLAIKIAPKQTIPIGRSPEDRDTESGVLSNEAFVDAATQRVRSYEAAGGKPKVSMINIGDLAEAGIVVGSAEEAEVLKAIGQTLSKESLGGDTAGRIDGENFSIVHGEDVDALGLSEKISNAMSIVAPNAKSLIPKVATIDAKAGGMDDKQLAKAMLYSLQEFTQHDGEMPEGDLNEILEKRMAENVKDIERFKKICADGSFDLVYMPVASLKDGHFHHFEALTRFRDDAGESPFKLITLAEEIGVIPDFDLAVAKRALLTVEAAQLVGPFTPIAINVSGHSISDPHFCEELKKLLTERYGIEEHISLEITESAEIKDLQGVNEAIQRFRRMGFKVALDDFGAGAASFDYLNSFDVDTVKFDGPVVKRAVATKKGKAFLASMATLCREIEVETIAEMVEDKALADFLGQCGIELGQGWHFGKPMPTEEAFPGIQLELPKPDSQPAEFYEGGQSLMDRLNSGKI comes from the coding sequence TTGGATAAGCAAAAATCCGCACACATAATAAATCTTGGGCGCTTTGCTGCGCTTGCTTTTTGCCGTGCAGATATACTCTTTCAAGTCTCTCAGGACCTAAAGGTGAAATTTTGCACCGGCCCCGCACATGCCTTTTTCGGAAAAAGCGATGCGGAACTGGTTGGCATTGATTTTCTGGATATTATTCACCCGGAAGACCGCTCAATTGTGAGCGATATCTTCAAGGTTAGTAGCCGTGATGCACGGGTTGACGACCTGATCGTCCGCGCCATTACGAAGACCAGCGGAAACGCGGAAATAGCGATCTCCGGCTATCGTGTTCCTGATTTCGACAACGATTATTTCCTCGCCATTAAGATCGCACCAAAACAGACGATCCCGATCGGCCGGAGCCCCGAAGACCGGGATACTGAGTCAGGTGTTCTGAGTAACGAGGCCTTCGTCGATGCCGCAACGCAGAGGGTTCGCTCCTATGAAGCGGCTGGCGGCAAACCCAAGGTCAGTATGATCAACATCGGCGACCTTGCCGAAGCTGGCATTGTTGTCGGTAGTGCCGAGGAAGCCGAAGTCCTGAAGGCCATTGGCCAAACCCTCAGCAAAGAATCCCTTGGCGGCGATACAGCGGGTCGAATTGACGGTGAAAACTTCTCTATCGTTCATGGCGAAGACGTCGATGCCCTCGGCCTGAGTGAGAAAATCTCCAATGCGATGAGCATTGTCGCGCCAAACGCAAAATCCCTGATTCCCAAGGTTGCCACCATCGACGCTAAAGCCGGTGGCATGGATGACAAACAGCTTGCAAAAGCAATGCTCTATTCGTTGCAGGAATTCACCCAACATGACGGGGAAATGCCGGAAGGCGATCTCAACGAAATTCTTGAAAAGAGAATGGCCGAAAACGTCAAGGATATCGAACGCTTCAAGAAAATTTGCGCCGACGGCAGCTTTGATCTTGTCTATATGCCGGTTGCATCCCTCAAGGACGGTCATTTCCACCACTTCGAAGCCTTAACCCGGTTTCGTGACGATGCCGGTGAATCGCCTTTTAAGCTGATCACCCTGGCGGAAGAAATTGGCGTCATTCCGGATTTTGATCTGGCCGTTGCCAAACGCGCTTTATTGACTGTTGAAGCTGCACAACTTGTAGGTCCATTCACCCCGATTGCCATCAACGTATCAGGGCATTCGATCAGCGACCCTCATTTCTGTGAAGAACTCAAAAAACTGCTGACTGAACGTTACGGTATTGAAGAACACATCAGCCTGGAGATCACTGAATCGGCCGAGATTAAAGATCTTCAGGGCGTTAATGAAGCTATTCAGCGGTTCCGTCGCATGGGCTTCAAGGTCGCACTGGATGATTTCGGCGCTGGTGCAGCCAGCTTCGATTACCTGAACAGCTTTGACGTCGATACCGTCAAATTCGACGGTCCCGTCGTTAAACGTGCTGTTGCCACGAAGAAAGGTAAAGCCTTCCTAGCATCCATGGCAACGCTATGCCGTGAAATTGAAGTAGAAACCATAGCTGAGATGGTCGAAGACAAGGCACTCGCAGATTTCCTTGGCCAGTGCGGCATTGAACTCGGGCAGGGATGGCACTTCGGCAAACCTATGCCGACCGAAGAAGCCTTTCCCGGCATTCAGCTTGAACTACCGAAGCCCGATAGTCAGCCGGCTGAGTTTTACGAAGGCGGGCAATCGCTTATGGATCGCCTTAACAGCGGAAAGATCTGA
- a CDS encoding ion transporter yields the protein MNDSAPEQNGMRGKLLLLVDGQLFNNVIIGIIVFNSIVIGLQTSDRVVHSVGPLLDILDTIFLTIFVVELMMRIVSYGAGFVKRPWSVFDFIVVGVALTPGAEAFSVVRALRILRALRLISQVPTMRVVVEALLRSLPGLGSTAILLLLIFYVGGVMTTVLFKAAFPEFFGDLGASIYSLFQIMTLESWSMGIVRPVMEVYPYSWLFFVPFVIITSILVLNLVVAIVVDSMQSAKEMMAEEGRAEREAAGEPAEATLESIQMEMRALRDEVRALRVEQGES from the coding sequence ATGAACGATAGTGCACCCGAACAGAACGGCATGCGCGGCAAGCTTCTATTGCTTGTCGACGGACAGCTTTTCAACAACGTCATTATCGGGATTATCGTTTTCAACTCGATTGTCATCGGCCTACAGACATCGGATAGGGTCGTCCACTCGGTTGGGCCGTTACTGGATATACTGGACACTATCTTTCTGACGATCTTCGTTGTCGAGTTGATGATGCGGATCGTTTCGTACGGTGCCGGTTTCGTAAAGCGACCATGGAGCGTTTTCGATTTTATCGTTGTCGGTGTTGCGTTGACCCCGGGGGCGGAGGCGTTTTCCGTCGTTCGTGCCCTGCGTATCCTGCGTGCACTCCGTCTGATCTCCCAGGTGCCGACGATGCGTGTCGTTGTCGAAGCGCTGCTGCGCTCGCTGCCGGGACTGGGATCGACGGCCATCCTGCTGCTTTTGATCTTTTATGTCGGTGGCGTTATGACGACAGTTCTGTTCAAGGCGGCGTTTCCGGAGTTCTTCGGCGATCTTGGGGCTTCGATTTACAGCTTGTTCCAGATCATGACGCTTGAGAGCTGGTCGATGGGAATTGTCCGCCCCGTTATGGAAGTTTATCCCTACTCATGGCTGTTCTTCGTGCCTTTTGTCATCATAACGTCAATTCTGGTCCTCAATCTGGTCGTTGCGATCGTTGTCGACAGCATGCAGTCGGCCAAGGAAATGATGGCAGAAGAGGGGCGCGCCGAGCGTGAAGCCGCGGGCGAGCCCGCAGAAGCAACATTGGAAAGTATTCAAATGGAAATGCGCGCCTTGCGTGATGAAGTCCGTGCTCTCAGGGTAGAGCAGGGTGAAAGCTGA
- the argS gene encoding arginine--tRNA ligase, translated as MNLFRAFQADIGKIIEKLVKDGALPEGMDTSKITVEPPRDPSHGDISTNAAMVLAKPAAMKPRDIAGLIAPGIESLEAVDRVDVAGPGFINATLTDAFWHKRLLDVLKSGTDYGNSDIGDGQRINVEYVSANPTGPLHVAHARGAVVGDALVNLLRKAGFDVTSEYYINDAGNQVDQLARSAHLRYREALGENIGEIPDGLYPGEYMIEIGKELADTLGNSLIDAPEDEWIDTFRNVAIERLMDQIKDDLSALGISQDVYTSERDLVAAGKVEHVQELLEARGLIYRGVLEPPKGKAAPEDWEPREQTLFKATEFGDDIDRPLKKSDGSWTYFSNDIANHLDKFDRGFRTMIDVWGADHGGYVKRMQAAVRAVTGGEGELEVKLCQIVHLKKGGEPFRMSKRAGNFVTLRDLIDELGENGKDVVRFIMLTRKNDSQMDFDLDKALEQSRDNPVFYVQYAHARCHSVLRNAAEVVDSAGLAPKKLAKADLGQLGDPSEIEIIRMLANWPKTVEAAAEAQEPHRIAFYLNDLAALFHGLWNKGKDNARLRFIDDNDIEATRARLALVVGVATVIASGLQVIGVTPLEELR; from the coding sequence ATGAATTTGTTTAGGGCGTTCCAAGCTGACATTGGCAAGATTATTGAAAAACTCGTCAAGGACGGGGCTCTTCCGGAAGGCATGGATACTTCGAAAATCACAGTCGAGCCGCCACGCGACCCGTCGCACGGTGATATTTCCACGAATGCCGCCATGGTTCTTGCCAAGCCTGCCGCCATGAAACCCCGGGATATTGCCGGGCTGATTGCCCCCGGGATTGAGTCGCTTGAAGCGGTTGATAGGGTGGATGTTGCCGGTCCGGGGTTTATAAATGCGACCCTGACGGATGCGTTCTGGCATAAGCGGCTGTTGGATGTTCTCAAATCCGGAACCGATTACGGGAATTCCGATATCGGTGACGGGCAGAGAATTAACGTTGAATATGTCTCTGCCAATCCGACAGGTCCGCTACATGTTGCGCACGCACGCGGTGCCGTTGTCGGTGACGCGCTGGTTAATTTGCTACGCAAGGCCGGCTTCGATGTCACATCGGAATACTACATTAATGATGCAGGTAATCAGGTCGACCAATTAGCCCGTTCCGCGCACCTTCGTTACCGCGAGGCGCTGGGGGAAAATATCGGCGAAATCCCGGATGGTCTTTATCCTGGTGAATACATGATCGAAATCGGCAAAGAGCTTGCCGATACACTGGGTAATAGCCTTATCGATGCACCTGAGGATGAATGGATCGATACCTTCCGCAACGTTGCTATCGAAAGATTGATGGACCAGATCAAGGATGATCTGTCGGCGCTTGGAATTTCGCAGGATGTATATACTTCCGAACGCGATCTTGTGGCTGCAGGAAAGGTCGAACACGTTCAGGAGCTTCTGGAAGCGCGCGGTCTGATTTACCGTGGGGTTCTGGAGCCGCCGAAAGGAAAAGCCGCCCCTGAAGACTGGGAACCACGCGAACAGACTCTGTTCAAGGCCACCGAGTTCGGTGACGATATCGATCGTCCGCTCAAAAAATCAGACGGTTCGTGGACGTATTTTTCTAATGACATCGCCAATCACCTCGACAAGTTCGACCGCGGCTTCAGAACCATGATCGATGTCTGGGGGGCGGATCACGGCGGCTATGTGAAGCGTATGCAGGCAGCGGTCAGGGCTGTGACCGGGGGCGAGGGGGAGCTGGAAGTTAAGCTGTGCCAGATTGTCCATCTTAAAAAGGGCGGTGAGCCGTTCCGGATGTCAAAACGCGCTGGCAATTTCGTGACGTTACGCGACTTGATCGATGAACTTGGAGAGAACGGCAAGGATGTCGTTCGCTTTATCATGCTGACTCGCAAGAACGACAGTCAGATGGATTTCGATCTGGACAAGGCCCTGGAGCAATCTCGCGATAATCCGGTGTTTTATGTGCAGTATGCTCATGCACGCTGCCACTCAGTGCTCCGCAATGCCGCCGAGGTGGTGGACAGCGCCGGTTTGGCACCGAAAAAGCTCGCTAAGGCCGATCTGGGCCAGCTTGGCGACCCGTCCGAGATAGAGATAATCCGCATGTTGGCCAATTGGCCGAAGACGGTAGAAGCAGCGGCGGAAGCACAAGAACCTCACCGGATAGCATTCTATCTAAACGATCTGGCTGCCCTGTTTCATGGTCTGTGGAATAAGGGTAAGGATAACGCTCGCTTGCGTTTCATAGATGACAACGATATCGAGGCAACGCGCGCACGACTGGCGCTGGTCGTTGGTGTCGCGACTGTTATTGCTTCCGGGTTGCAGGTTATCGGTGTCACACCGCTCGAAGAGTTGCGCTGA
- a CDS encoding S-adenosylmethionine decarboxylase — protein sequence MHLTVDVANCNENRSDAEAIARFAKDMVERINMKAFGEPWIVHFAKENPQAAGYTLTQLIETSNITAHFCDYTGECYFDVFSCMEFDVDEALEVIAEHFGSRDWVYNCIVRQAPEAKQIAAAE from the coding sequence ATGCATCTCACCGTTGACGTCGCCAACTGCAATGAAAACCGTTCCGACGCTGAAGCCATCGCGCGCTTCGCTAAGGATATGGTTGAGCGGATCAACATGAAGGCCTTTGGCGAGCCGTGGATCGTCCATTTTGCCAAGGAAAACCCGCAAGCGGCCGGTTACACGCTGACGCAGTTGATTGAAACCTCGAACATCACCGCGCATTTCTGCGATTATACCGGCGAGTGCTATTTCGATGTCTTCTCATGCATGGAATTCGATGTCGACGAAGCCCTTGAAGTCATTGCCGAACATTTCGGCTCACGGGACTGGGTTTATAACTGTATCGTCCGTCAGGCACCTGAAGCCAAGCAGATCGCGGCAGCCGAGTAA
- a CDS encoding ABC transporter substrate-binding protein, with protein MEFLKQLSKKQLFGLILALLVIMTIIGSIIANFTYLSDDEDKTVRIAVVAPLSGPLAVNGQSLTQGAELYAEGINEAGGIRGGRVIIDVYDDKNDPNEARRIAEDLGANSSTLAVIGHWSVDTTRAAAPVYQKHNLPMIAPTPLDRDIVEGNPAIFSSVYDTNHEAAFVANYTRNVLGQKTASIIHDLSPRGLHMADTFEETYKRFGTRIRYKWGFDSNSADLDQRIEEIAADLKPKLDVGTVFIAAEEDVAAKVLRSLREAKARNPVVGTSILATRAFQNALGNDGETIARYTNGIVASTPLLFDTANEEAQDFNSRYQNKFGATSDWVAAYAFDTTHLIVEGFKAGARAEEEEIVAGGRRMIRERLAAAIDPETGIRGITGVKTFTPDGEAKSPVFMGRYDGRDMVSALTQLQPIKAGVAANFIEELKKGKVLYVNDRFMYKTNVVYTGLQVKEVTDLDIEKGQVTLNFLLWFRYSGDFKPEDLIFSNAVEPIVLDTPAAEQISRGLNYKLFEVTGKFNYNFSKVKRPYGTVLIGFDFAHRFLNRNNLQYVTDVLGIGLAGNTTFQTILERNQVISEKLDWDIDRAWVSQEIVPVGTRGDPTYVGHGSVDPLFSRITMGILTSPARINVRDFVPEEYFVYLTIFGVLGTVFAVLMDRKKHGRFWSAQSWMLRLMSWPVLLLAGGSLLLDFAVQELQAGYVDMIVLVYDCLWWIVPARICGIALERFLWVPLEQHTRRMVPNVIRMFGSLNIYILAAFGIIAFVFDQKITSLLATSGLLAMIIGLAIQANISNVFSGIAINIERPFVVGDWVKIGDLEEGEVVDITWRTVRVKSRNGFTISVPNGQASEWPVHNYTAGKVTRLSYNLNVDPDVDPRIIEDVLMRALLKSENLVKEPKPSVRYNGTVDGYNDWGGQFSIQYWIANYSMREQIASDVWDNVWDELEKAGLCGKVSQVADNSGEAAAGTPEPQSQPAQ; from the coding sequence GTGGAGTTTCTGAAACAGCTGAGCAAAAAACAGCTCTTCGGTCTCATTTTGGCATTGCTGGTGATTATGACGATAATCGGCTCGATTATCGCCAATTTCACCTATTTATCCGACGATGAGGACAAGACAGTCCGTATTGCCGTCGTTGCCCCTCTTAGCGGTCCATTAGCGGTAAACGGACAGTCCCTGACGCAGGGGGCTGAATTGTATGCCGAAGGCATAAACGAAGCCGGCGGCATTCGCGGCGGGCGCGTCATCATTGATGTCTATGATGACAAGAACGATCCGAACGAGGCGCGCCGTATTGCAGAGGACCTTGGAGCCAATTCTTCCACGCTTGCCGTGATTGGCCATTGGAGCGTCGACACGACCAGGGCGGCAGCGCCGGTTTACCAAAAACATAACCTGCCGATGATTGCGCCAACGCCGCTGGATCGTGACATTGTCGAGGGAAATCCGGCCATTTTCTCGAGTGTATATGACACCAATCATGAAGCGGCTTTCGTCGCCAACTATACGAGGAACGTTCTAGGCCAAAAAACCGCTTCTATTATTCATGATTTGTCACCGCGCGGCTTACACATGGCGGATACATTTGAAGAGACCTACAAGCGCTTCGGGACGCGCATACGCTATAAATGGGGATTTGACAGCAATAGCGCCGATCTGGATCAACGGATTGAGGAAATTGCCGCCGACTTGAAGCCCAAACTGGATGTCGGCACGGTATTCATCGCTGCAGAGGAAGATGTTGCCGCCAAGGTTCTACGGTCGCTTCGCGAAGCCAAAGCGAGAAACCCGGTGGTCGGTACGTCCATTTTGGCAACACGGGCCTTCCAGAACGCGCTTGGCAACGATGGTGAAACGATTGCCAGATATACGAACGGCATCGTGGCCTCGACGCCTTTGTTGTTCGATACCGCCAACGAAGAGGCACAGGACTTCAATTCCCGTTATCAGAATAAGTTTGGCGCCACATCCGACTGGGTTGCTGCCTATGCCTTCGATACCACGCATTTAATTGTCGAAGGCTTCAAAGCCGGAGCGCGGGCCGAAGAAGAGGAGATCGTTGCCGGTGGCCGCCGCATGATCCGTGAGAGGCTTGCCGCAGCCATTGATCCCGAGACGGGTATTCGCGGCATTACCGGGGTTAAGACCTTCACACCCGATGGTGAAGCGAAATCGCCGGTCTTCATGGGGCGTTATGACGGCCGTGACATGGTGTCGGCACTGACCCAGTTACAACCTATCAAGGCCGGTGTTGCCGCCAACTTCATTGAAGAGCTGAAGAAGGGCAAGGTTTTGTATGTGAACGACCGGTTCATGTACAAAACAAACGTCGTCTATACCGGGTTGCAGGTGAAGGAAGTTACCGACCTGGATATCGAAAAAGGTCAGGTGACGCTGAATTTCCTGCTTTGGTTCCGATACAGTGGCGATTTCAAACCGGAAGACCTGATCTTTTCAAATGCTGTTGAGCCGATCGTTCTCGATACACCCGCCGCCGAGCAGATTTCACGAGGCCTGAATTACAAGCTTTTCGAGGTCACGGGGAAGTTCAATTACAATTTCTCAAAGGTTAAGCGGCCATACGGCACGGTGCTGATCGGATTTGATTTCGCGCACCGCTTTCTGAACCGCAACAACCTGCAGTACGTCACCGACGTACTTGGTATCGGTTTGGCCGGGAATACGACCTTCCAGACCATTCTTGAGCGAAATCAGGTAATCAGTGAAAAGCTGGACTGGGATATCGACCGGGCCTGGGTGTCGCAGGAAATTGTGCCGGTCGGCACACGTGGCGACCCAACCTATGTCGGGCATGGGTCCGTAGATCCGCTGTTTTCGCGCATCACTATGGGCATTTTGACCAGCCCGGCGCGCATTAATGTCCGGGATTTCGTGCCGGAGGAATACTTCGTCTATCTGACAATCTTCGGCGTACTCGGAACGGTTTTTGCTGTGCTTATGGACAGGAAAAAGCACGGCCGCTTCTGGTCAGCACAATCGTGGATGCTGCGGCTTATGTCATGGCCAGTGCTTTTGCTTGCTGGCGGCAGCTTGCTGCTTGATTTTGCGGTGCAGGAACTTCAGGCAGGATACGTCGATATGATTGTGCTGGTCTACGACTGCCTTTGGTGGATCGTGCCGGCACGTATATGCGGCATTGCGCTTGAGCGGTTCCTTTGGGTGCCGCTGGAACAGCACACGCGGCGCATGGTGCCGAACGTTATACGTATGTTCGGCTCGCTGAATATCTACATATTGGCGGCATTCGGCATTATTGCCTTTGTCTTTGATCAGAAAATCACCAGCCTGCTCGCCACTTCCGGTTTGCTGGCAATGATCATCGGTCTGGCAATCCAGGCCAATATCTCGAATGTCTTCTCGGGGATCGCGATCAACATAGAACGCCCCTTCGTCGTCGGTGACTGGGTCAAGATAGGCGACCTGGAAGAAGGGGAGGTCGTCGATATTACATGGCGGACCGTTCGCGTGAAATCACGGAACGGCTTTACCATCTCGGTTCCGAACGGACAGGCCTCGGAATGGCCGGTGCACAACTATACGGCGGGTAAGGTGACGCGATTGTCGTATAACCTGAATGTCGATCCGGATGTCGATCCAAGAATTATCGAAGACGTATTGATGCGTGCCCTTCTCAAGTCCGAAAATCTGGTTAAGGAACCGAAGCCGTCTGTCCGCTATAATGGGACAGTCGATGGTTACAATGATTGGGGCGGGCAGTTCTCGATCCAATATTGGATCGCAAATTATTCCATGCGCGAACAGATCGCTTCCGATGTTTGGGATAACGTCTGGGATGAGCTTGAAAAGGCGGGGTTGTGCGGCAAGGTCAGTCAGGTGGCTGATAATTCAGGAGAAGCAGCCGCCGGCACACCAGAACCGCAGTCGCAACCGGCACAGTAA